AAGCAGCATTTCACAACTTATCATTATCGTTTACATATGTATGTCGTTTGTAGCCGTTTGTTCGGGAGCAATAATGGTAATGGTTGCTAAATCTAATCGTAAACGGATTATTCGAAATGTTCGAgacggaaacggaaatttaTCTAAGAGCACGATAGCGGTATGCGTTTTTTTAGCAAATCTACACAATTATACAAATGAAGATGTAAGCACTAGTGCCAACAACGACGATGGGCTGACATATTTACACTAATGATTACACAATCATTGGACATATTTGGGTTAGCTAGAATTCAGTTATACGAAttagatgtaaaaaaaaacaaggtgaaTATCAGAAACACATACAGCACTGATCATAGTAAATGAAGGGTGTGGAATCGAGCGTTTGAGAGCTTTGCGAACAGTACCTTTATCGGCACGCAAGGATACTCGGGAAAGGCGGCCGCCACTGCACGGGCACCCGCTTCATTGGTCCACTTACTGAGACCAACGAAAAATTCACGCCCAGTAAAGAGTACATCGCCACCGTCCAGTCTAGCGTTCGGATCGGCTATTTCGGCTAGGGGAAGATCCAGTTCCTTCTTTAGTACAGCCCGTACAGCTTCGACCTGCAATTTATGAACGCAATTAGCGCAAACACTCTAAAATTGGTATATTTGTAAAGTTgtggaaagaaataaagatGTACTAACTTCCTGAATCCGATGGGGATCGCCGGGTCGACAAATTAATGCTATTCCATTACAAACtacggcacagtcttcgacgaACGGACATTCAGGTAGATTTTCATCCGGTGGCAGTTCTATCACATCCAGTCCCAGATCACGTAGCATTTTCACATAGCTTTCATGCTGCAGTTTGGCCTCTTCCAGATCGATTTCTCCACGTGTTCTTAACGATAATGGAATTctataaagcaaataaacgatGTGACTGATGGTAATCGATTGCAatcaaatgataaaaaaaatagaagcgCATAAACAAAAAGTTTGCTTATTTAACACATTCACGGGCGGTCACATAGATGGGGATGGGCGTTGTACTACCGCACATTGTTGTACTCATCCATCACAACAGTTAGCCTTAATTTGTGCTTATGATTTGGTCAGAGGCCAAACATGGTGCTGGGCCATTGTTTTTATAACAGAGCACAATACATACCTGGCAGTGATTGCGTGTGTATAACGGAAGGGTGACGCCATGCCTAACTAAATATGCTTTCACGCGGACCAAATTAGTACGGACACCGGACAAATGATGGAGAGTTAGAGCTACCGAAATGGGGTACTATAAGCACATTTAATATACAAAACAACGCTGTACACCTTAATCTTACGGGAAAGCGTGTTTATTGGAAGGGAAagaacatacacacaacttAAAAACACCCATTCAAAACGACAAACACCGACATTGGACGCACCCCACGTTTTGCACTGAACCAATCGATTGAGCTTTGAACTGCCTTTGTGGCCAGAAGACCCGAAATTGTACTATTCCGAATAGATTCGCCACAATTTGGTTTTTTCTATTGACAGCACAACGCTGTTTTTATGCTGCGATTGACAATGTAAACATACAGGGTGTGTCGGCGAACGGCGGCAGTGTGGTGTAGAATGTCGTCGGATCGACAGTTGTTGTGTGGTgtaatttgtgtttattttgtttatgaaCGCATGATTGAGTGTCTttcgtgtattttttatttcaaataattgaaaaataatgcaattcaGATACAAAATGGCTTTTTGAATTTTTCGCAGCAATGATTAGCTAAAAGAAAACGTGTTCATAAACGCCAATCCGCTACACCACTCggtcaaatgtcaaatgtgTACAGCTGCgttggtgtgtgttggtgagaCCACAAGGTTTCAACTTGACGTGAAAAATTAAAGCgctcaaataaaaaagcaaacctgAGCAGATAACAACAACGCGGTGCAGTTTTCAGTGAAAAAGAATTTGCATTTGGCAGAATATCAGACATACGCATTGCAATGGCTGACCGTAAGTATAAAGAAGTGTGCACAGCTAGTTACAACGACATAAATTGTTGGTCATTCATTCAAGAATCTCCTGCTTTCATTGCCTGTGCGGCGAAGGAGAGATGGCGTCGTCCATCTTGAAAAAGTCGAAACATGCACTATACCTGAAATGTTGCTTCGGTGTTTCGTACCTCTGACGAATTTTCACTGCGCTCTTTTTGCCCGAATGTACCATTCGGCCCGTTGCTCACTATCCGTACGctgatttattgtttattctttccatttgtttgcgACAGAATACGGTGGATACGCCAGTAAGGATTTTGGGGGTGCTGCTCCGTATAGCGTTCCTCCACCACCGATTAATCAGAGCTACAGTCAGCCTCCCCCGATGAGCAAGTTTGGTGGTGGGGGTACCGGCGGCTACGGACAGCAGAGTTCCGGTTCTGTTGGCGGTGGATACGGTAGCCAAAGTGGTAAGTCCCACATTCGTTTTCTATAGCGTACAGTTTTTTACTGGAAAACGTGTGACGGCCCGGTGCTTCAGaaaaaatagagagagagagagagagagagagagagagagagagagcataGACGATAGTAAGAGAGAGGTTGACGGAAGCT
This region of Anopheles marshallii chromosome 2, idAnoMarsDA_429_01, whole genome shotgun sequence genomic DNA includes:
- the LOC128707612 gene encoding N(G),N(G)-dimethylarginine dimethylaminohydrolase 1; the protein is MASPFRYTHAITARIPLSLRTRGEIDLEEAKLQHESYVKMLRDLGLDVIELPPDENLPECPFVEDCAVVCNGIALICRPGDPHRIQEVEAVRAVLKKELDLPLAEIADPNARLDGGDVLFTGREFFVGLSKWTNEAGARAVAAAFPEYPCVPIKVSEHHHLKYYVSMGGPDVLCVSRSKESQEILKRIEREATFTYHTLTLQEESAANVLYINGTLVTRSVDEIPISTQILSQKIDNPRQMLYMSELGKFSNGLTACSILVKRSKHIKSL